The following proteins are encoded in a genomic region of Nicotiana sylvestris chromosome 4, ASM39365v2, whole genome shotgun sequence:
- the LOC138890280 gene encoding uncharacterized protein, with translation MYFDGAAHRGGAGAGVIFVTSQGEVLPYSFTLMQLCFKNVAEYQALILGLEMVVKMKRLQLQVFGYSQKENKKADVLAALTSSLTLPDQVQVTICQKWVVPLPNEAEGEENELKHLVVVSEFQKEEWIQPIIDYLCSGILPENPQRKTEIPRRAPPFLYYKDTLYRRSFEGVLLGCLGEDEALQALQEAHSGVCGSH, from the exons atgtactttgatggtgctgcacaTCGCGGAGGAGCTGGTGCTGGTGTAATATTTGTCACTTCTCAAGGTGAAGTTCTGCCCTACTCTTTTACATTGATGCAACTCTGCTTTAAAAACGTTGCTGAGTATCAAGCACTAATACTTGGGCTCGAAATGGTTGTCAAAATGAAGcggttgcaattgcaagtctttggttactctca gaaagaaaataagaaggcagACGTTTTAGCTGCCCTAACTTCATCTTTAACCCTGCCTGATCAAGTGCAAGTTACtatctgccaaaaatgggtagtaccgctgccaaatgaggctgaaggtgaagaaaatgaactcaagcatcttgtcgTTGTTTCTGAATTTCAGAAAGAAGAATGGAtacaacccattatcgactacttatgctctgggatacttccagaaaatccaCAGAGAAAAACTGAAATCCCTCGTCGTGCACCTCCtttcctttactacaaagataccctatacagaagatcattcgagggagtactcttgggatgcttaggggaagatgaagcactccaagctttgcaagaagcacattctggggtatgtgggtcacactaG